GCAGGCGGCCCTGGCCTCCCCTGCCCGGCTCTACCCCTTTACCCCCGGGAACTCCCCCAGGGAAACCAACCTGAGGGCGGCCCTCGAGGCGACCCGGGCCTACCTGGAACTCCTGGGCCGCCCCTTGAACACCGATCTTCTTCAAGAAAGCTTAAAAACCCTCCCCTCCCCTCCCCATCGCTTCCAGATCTTTGCCAGGAAGGGGGAGGTGGTTTTCATCGATGATTCCATCGCCACCCGCACTCCCTCGGTGGCCGCTGCCCTGGAAGCTGCCCCGGCCCCCATCGCCTGGATCCTGGGTGGGGAGGACAAGGGAGCCGACCTCGAGCCCCTACGCCCCCTCCTTTCCCGGGTACGGGTGGTTTTGGCCATCGGCCGGGATGGCCCCAAGATGGCCGAGGCCTTAGGGGGTGGGGTGGAGGTGGTGGTCCTCCCCCAGGCCGATGGGCGGGCCGCCCTACGGCAAGCGGTGGCCGAGGCCTTAAAGCGCCTGGAACGGGGAAGCGTCCTCCTGGCTCCCCTGGCCGCCAGCTTCGATCAGTTCAGGGACTACCAGGACCGCGCCCAGGCCTTCCGGGAAGCGGTCTACGCCCTAGGAGGTGAGCCATGGACCCCGTCCTCCTCTTAAGCGCCCTTCTCCTCATGGCCTTCGGCCTCCTGGGCGTGGGGGTGGCCGAGCCAAACCTCCTCCCAAACCATCTCCTTCGCATCAGCGTGGCGCTTGGGGCCATGATCCTGGGCCTTCTCCTGCCTCCCGAAAGGCTCCTTCGCCATGCCCGCTTCCTGCTTGTCGCCACCATGGTTCTCCTCGTGGCGGTCCTCATCGTGGGAAGCGGCCCAGGAGGAGTACGGCGGTGGTTTTACCTGGGGCCCTTAGCCTTCCAGCCCTCGGAACTCGCCAAGGTGGTGCTGGTCTACTACCTGGCCTCCTTCGTGGGGCGAAAGGGAAACGACTACCCCATTGTGGGCGCCGCGGGCTTGGTGGGCCTCGCCGCAGGGTTGGTGCTGGTGGAACCCGACTTCGCCACTGCCCTCTTCCTGGTAACCCTGGCTGGCCTCCTCTTTATCCTTGCGGGGGTACCCTGGCGGAGGCTCATCATGGTGAGCCTGGCGGGGGCCATGGCCCTAGCCCCCTTCTCCGGCCTCTACTTCGCCCGCTTCCGCTATGTGTCCGAGCGTTTCACAAGCTTCTTGGATTATCTCCAGGGCGAAGCCAACCCTTCCCAGACCGCCTACCAGGTTCTCCAAGCCCAAAAGGCCTTGATCCTGGCCGGTCCCCTTGGCCAGGGTCCTTCGGGCAACCTGCCGCACCTGCCCGAGGCCCACAACGACATGGTCTTTGCCAGCGTGGTCTTCGCCACCGGCTGGCTGGGAGGGTTCATGGTGCTCTTGCTCTACTTCCTTCTCTTCGCCCGGGGACTCTCCCTGGCCCTCAGGCTTCCTGGACCCTTGGGGTTGGTGGCCATGGGCCTTACCCTTTACCTCACCCTGCAGGCCGCCTTGAACATCGGGGTGACCGTGGGATTCCTGCCGGTCACGGGGGTACCTCTCCCCCTGGTTTCCTATGGGGGAAGCTCCCTTTTGGTTTCCGGCTTCGCCGTGGGGGCCCTGATGCGCCTGGCCCGGGAAGCGCCCAGGAAGGGGGTGGGGCCATGGTCCTCCTGACCGGGGGCGGAACCGGGGGGCACCTTTTCCCCGCCTTGGCGGTGGCGGAGGAACTTAGGAAGCGGGGCCTCGAGGTCTTCTACCTGGGAAGCCAAGGGGGCCTCGAGGCCCGCCTCCTCCCCGAGACCTCTATCCCCCACGCCTTGATCCCCGCAGGCAAGCTGGACCGGAGTGCCTTCAAACCAAAGGAAGCCCAGAAACTCCTCCTAGGCCTTGGGGCCGCCTGGCGGCTTCTCGCCGAGAGAAGGCCCAGGGCCATCCTCTCCACCGGAGGGTATGCCGGGTTTCCCGGGGCCATGGTGGGGGAACTTAAGGGGATTCCCGTCCTCCTCCACGAGCAAAACGCCAAGCTGGGTCTGGCCATAAGGCTCCTCGCCCCCATGGCCCGGGGTCTTGCCCTCTCCGTGCCGGTAACCCTTTCCCCTGGGCTTGCCCGCAAGGCCCGGGTCACCGGTTACCCCGTGCGGGAGGTACGCTACCCCAAGGCCGAGGCCAAGGCCAGGCTGGGCTTTCCCCCGGACAAGCCCTTGCTCCTCATTCTCGGGGGAAGCCAGGGCAGCCTGGAACTCAACGAGAAGCTCCCTCCCCTGCTGAAACCCCTAAACCTCCCTGTCCTTCACCAGCTGGGGGAGCGCTGGCTGGAGCGCTACCGGCATCTGGAGGAAGAGGACTACCGGGTTGCGGGGTTCGTGGACACCCCCTTGGCCATGAGCGCCGCGGATCTCCTCCTCGCCCGGGCCGGGGCGGGCACCCTGGCGGAAGCCGCCTACCACCGCCTGCCCGCCTTGCTGTTTCCCCTTTCCCCCAGCCTGGACGGAGGTGCCCAGGCGGCCAACGCCCAAGTCTACCGGCAGGCAGGCGGGGCGGAGCTTGGGGATCTGGCGAGGCTTGCCAAGCAGGTGGAAGGGATCCTGTCCCACCCCGAGCCCTACCGGGAGGGTATGGCCCGCCTTTCCCCTGAGGGCGCCGCGGGCAGACTTGCAGATTGGCTGGAGGAATTCCTATGACACGGGTACACATCATGGGCCTCGAGGGAGTGGGCATGAGCGCCTTGGCCCGCCTCCTACTGGGAGAAGGAATAGAAGTAACCGGGTGCGACCTAGCCCCTGGCCGGCGGGCGGAAAGCCTAGGGGTCCCGGTCCATAGGGGCCACGATCCTGCCCATCTCCGGAAGGAGGACACCCTGGTGGTTCCCACCCCCATCTCCCTGGACCACCCCGAGGTGGAGGAAGCCAGGCGCAAGGGAATGCGGGTGCTGAGGAGGATGGAGCTTCTTGCCCATCTGCTAAGGCAAAGACCCTCCTTGGGGGTCACCGGTACCCACGGCAAGACCACCACCACGGGGATGCTGGCCAGCATCCTCCTGGCCGCGGGCCTGGATCCCTGGGTGCTCCTCGGGGGCGAGCTCTCCCTCCTACCTGGAAACGCCCGCTTCGGCCTCGGCCCCCGCCTGGCGGAGGTGGACGAGTCCGATCCCCTCTTCCAGGAGGTGGAGGTGGCGGTGGCAGTGGCCACCAACCTCGAGGCGGACCACATCGCCCCCGCCGGGCAAAGGGCCCCCAACTACCATGCGAGCCTGGAGGAGTTGGAAAAAGCCATGCGGGGCTTTTTGAGCAGGGCCAAGACGGTGGTGGTGCCCACCTTCGACCCCAGGCTTCTAAGGCTTTCCCAGGGACTCCCCAGGAAACTTTTCGGAGAGGGAGGGGACCTTTGGGCCGAGGAAACCGAGCTTGGACCCACGGGAAGCCGTTTCCAACTCGTGTACCAAGGCCGGACCCTGGGGGAGGCTAGGCTCCAAGTCCCGGGCGCTCACAACGTGCAAAACGCCCTGGCTGCCGCCTTAGCCGCCCTAAGCTTCGGGGTGGAACCCAGGGCCATCCTCGAGGGCCTGGCCCTTTTCCCGGGGGTGGGGCGCCGGTTCCAAAAAATTGGGGAGGTACGGGGTGCATGGGTGGTGGACGATTACGCCCACCACCCCACGGAGGTGAAGGCCACCTTGGCCACCGCCAAGCTCCTGGGCCGCCGGATACGGGTGCTCTTCCAACCCCACCGCCTCCTCCGTACCCAGGAGCTTTGGGAAGGCTTTGCCGAGGCCCTATCCTCCGCGCACGAGGTGGTGGTTCTTCCCGTGTACACCGCGGGGGAAAAGGCGGGTATCTCCCCCGAAGCCCTTTCCCGAAGGATCGCCGAACGGCTTCTGGCCCTGGGGAAATCCGCCCGTTTTCTGGACAAGGAGGAGGCCCTGGCCTACGCCAGGGCCACCGCCGCTCCCCAGGACCTCTGGCTCACCTTGGGAGCAGGGGACGTGACGGAACTCGCCTGGAGGCTCGTCCATGAGGGTTGAACGGGTGCTTCTCAAGGACTACACCACCTTAGGGGTGGGAGGCCCGGCGGAGCTTTGGACCGTGGAAACCAAGGAGGACCTCCTAAAGGCCACGGAGGCTCCTTACCGGGTCCTGGGGAATGGCTCCAACCTTCTGGTAATGGACGAGGGAGTGCCCGAAAGGGTGATCCGCCTTGCAGGGGAGTTCGCCACCTATGACCTAAGGGGCTGGGTGGGAGCGGGAGTCCTCCTTCCCCTCCTGGTACAGGAGGCAGCCCGCCAAGGGCTTTCCGGCCTCGAGGGCCTCCTCGGCATCCCCGCCCAGGTGGGAGGTGCGGTCAAGATGAATGCGGGCACCCGGTTTGGGGAGATGGCGGATGCCCTCGAGGCAGTGGAGATCTTCCACGAGGGCCGTTTTCACATCTACCTCCCCCAGGAACTGGGCTTCGGCTACCGCCAAAGCCGCCTCCCCCCCGGGGGCATCGTGACCCGGGTCCGCCTGAAGCTGAAAGAGCGCCCCTTGGAGGAAATCCGGCGGCGCATGGCCGAGGTGGACGCCGCCAGGAAGGGCCAGCCCAAGCGGAAAAGCGCCGGCTGCGCTTTCAAAAACCCCCCAGGCCACTCCGCAGGAAGGCTTATAGACGAACGGGGCCTCAAGGGCCTCAGGGTGGGCGACGCCATGGTATCCCTTGAACATGGAAACTTTATCGTTAATCTGGGACAAGCCACAGCTAGGGACGTGTTGGAACTCCTAAAGCGGATCCAGGAAGAACTGCCCCTGGAGCTGGAGTGGGAGGTGTGGCCTTGAGGTTTAGTCGCTTTTTCACAGGGAGAGATTAAGATGTGGGCGATGAGGCTTCTGCTGGCCTTGCTTCTCGCCGCCACCTTATATGTGGCCAGCCTGGTGCTCTTCCCCGTGGAACACATCGTGGTGATAGGCAACAAGCATTTAAAAACGGAGGACATCCTTGCCCGCACGCAGCTCCATGTTGGCGAACCCTGGCTTTGGATCCGCTCCGACCGCCTCCAAGGCCTTCGGCGGGATCCCTGGGTGGCAGAAGCCCGGCTGGAGAAGCCTCGGATAGGAGAGGTTCGCCTGATCCTCAGGGAGCGGGAACCCTTCCTTCCCCTGACGGACGGCAACGCCTTGGCTACCGATGGGACCGTGCTTCCAGGAGGGGCCCGCATGGCCAAGGGCCCTCAGGTGGAGGGCCAAGGTCCCCTGCCGGTCCAAGACCTCCTCGCCTTAGCCCGCGCCTATCCCGAGGCCACCCGGCTGCGCTACACGCCCGCCGGGTTTTGGGTGGAAACACCCCAGGGCGTGGCCTTTGCTCCGGAAGCTCGGCTTCTAGTAAAGTATGCCCAGGCGGGCGCACCAAAGGGCAGGGTTTACCTGTATTCTTGGGGGGTGAGTGTAAGCCCATGATTATCGCTGGATTGGACGTCGGCACCAGCAAGGTCACCACCGTGATCGGGGAACTGGCCCCCGATGGCGTGCTGGACATCATCGGCGAGGGCAGCGTGCCCTCCCAGGGCTTGAAGCGGGGCGTGGTGGTCAACTTGGAGCGCACCACGGAAGCCATCCGCCAAAGCGTCCACCAGGCGGAGAGGGTAGCTGGGGTCAAAGTGGAGCAGGTCATCCTGGGGGTAGGAGGACCCCATCTCAAAAGCGTGACCAGCCATGGCCTGGCCGCCATCCGCCGGGGCCAGAGCATCAGCGCCGCCGACGTGGAGCGGGCCATAGAGCAGGCCAAGGCCTACCCCTTTGATGCCGACCTGGAGCTTCTGCACGCCCTGCCTCTGGAGTTCAAGGTGGACGGCCAAGAAGGCATCCGCGATCCCGTGGGCATGGCGGGAGTACGCCTCGAGGTGGACGTGCACTTGGTGGCAGCCGGCCGGGGACCCTTGGCCAACCTGCGCCGAGCCGTGGGGGAAGCAGGTTTGGCGATTGAGGCCCTGGTGGCCCAACCCCTGGCCAGCGGCCTCGGCGTGCTGTCCCCCGAGGAGGAACACATGACTGTACTCCTCCTGGACGTGGGTGGAGGCACCACCGAGGTGGCGGTCTTCCGGGAAGGCCGTCTGGCCCACTCCTCCGTTCTGCCCTTGGGTGGGGACCACGTAACCCAAGACATCGCCCAGCTCCTCAAGATCCCCTTTGAGGAGGCGGAAAGGGTGAAGCGCAAGTACGGGGCGGCCTTGCCGGAACTGGCGGATCCCGAGCTGGTTCTGGAGATCAACCAGGAAGGAGGGTCCTTGGGCGAGGTGCCCGCCCCCGAGCTCGCCCGCATCATCCGCCCCCGCCTGCGGGAGATCCTGCACCTGGCCCGTCAGTCGGTGGACGAGGCCTTAGGGCCCTTGGAAATCAAGGTCAATCGGGTCATCCTCACCGGGGGAAGTGCCCTTCTTAAGGGTTTCGACCTCCTGGCAAGGCAGCAGTACAGCCTCCCCGTGCGGGTGGGCAAGCCCCATGGGGTCTCCGGCCTCACCGACGTGGTGGCTACCCCCGCCCATGCCACCGCCGTGGGTTTGGTCCGGTACGCCACCACCTTGCCCCTCACCGCACCCGAGGCCCGGAGGGCCAGGGAAAGGAGGGAAAGGCGTGAGGAACAAGCTAAGGGTGAGGGCCTTTGGGCACGGATCAAGGAGATTCTGAACAACTTGTTCTAGTTCTGGATTTATTGGGGGGAGGAGGCAGAGATGGAGGGAGCAGTCATCAAGGTCATCGGTCTCGGGGGAGCAGGGAACAACGCGGTGAACCGCATGATTGAGGCGGGCCTCGTGGGGGTGGAGTTCATCGCCGCCAACACCGACGCCCAGGTGCTGGCCAAGAGCCTGGCCGACCAGCGCATCCAGCTTGGGGAGAAGCTCACCCGGGGCCTTGGGGCCGGGGCCAACCCCGAGATCGGGGAGAAGGCGGCCCTCGAGGCCGAGGACTTGATCGCCGAAGCCTTGGACGGGGCCGACCTGGTCTTTATCACCGCCGGCATGGGGGGCGGCACCGGAACGGGAAGCGCCCCGGTGGTGGCGGATATCGCCAAGCGGCTTGGAGCCCTCACCGTGGCCGTGGTGACCCGCCCCTTCAGCTTCGAAGGCCCGAAACGCCTCAAGGCGGCGGAAGAGGGTATCAAGCGCCTTAAGGAGCGGGTGGACGCCATGGTGGTGGTGCAAAACGACCGCCTCCTCTCTGCCGTGGACAAGAAGGTAAGCCTCAAGGATGCCTTCCTCATCGCTGACCGGGTCCTCTACCACGGGGTCAAGGGCATCACCGACGTCATCAATCTCCCAGGCCTCATCAACGTGGACTTCGCCGACGTGAAAACCCTTTTGGAGGGAGCAGGCCAGGTGCTCATGGGCATCGGGGCGGGACGGGGGGAAAACCGGGTAGAGGAAGCCGCCAAGACCGCTACCCACAGCCCCCTCCTGGAACGCTCCATCGAGGGAGCCAAGCGGCTTCTCCTCAACGTGGTGGGCTCCGAGGACCTCTCCCTTATGGAGGCAGCGGAGGTGGTGGAGCGGGTGCGGGAGGCCACGGGCAACGAGGATGTGGACATTCTCTACGGGGTCACCTATGACGATCGGGCCCAGGACGAGCTCAGGGTGATCCTCATCGCCGCAGGTTTCGGGGAAAGCACCGTGGTGCCCAAGCCGCTTAGGCCCGTGGACTTCCCCACCCACCCCGATCCCTACAACTTCGACATCCCCGCCTTTATCCGCTACGGGGATGCGGACTACCCCCCCAGAAAGGGCAACTAGGAACCTCGAGGCATGGTGGTTTTGGGCATAGACCCCGGCATCACCCACCTGGGCCTGGGGGTGGTGGAGGTGGAGCCCAAGGGCACCCTAAAAGCCCGCCTCCTCCACGGGGAGGTGGTGAGGACCTCCCACAAGGAACCCGCCCAGGAACGGGTGGGGCGCATCCACGCCCGGGTAAAGGAGGCCCTTGCCCGCTTCCACCCCGAGGCCCTGGCGGTGGAGGAGCAGTTCTTCTACCGGCAGAACGAGCTGGCCTACAAGGTGGGCTGGGCCCTGGGGGCGGTGCTGGTGGCGGCCTTTGAGGCCGGGGTTCCCGTTCACGCCTACGGTCCCATGCAGGTAAAACAGGCCCTAGCTGGGCACGGGCACGCCGGTAAGGAAGAGGTGGCCTTGATGGTCCGGGGCATCCTGGGTTTGAAGGAGGCTCCCAAGCCCAGCCACCTGGCCGATGCCCTGGCTATTGCTTTGACCCACGCCTTTTACGCCCGCCTAGGAGCGGGGAAGCCCTTATAAGACCTCTCCCAAGGGCAAAGGCCCACGCCCTCCAGCTGGAGGGCCGGGTTGGGCAAAGCATACCCCACGCATCCCAGGGGCCGTCACCGGATGCCAAGCCCTTGCCCGCGGGGCTAGCATCTTCCTTCCCCCAACAGGGACGGTACGTTCCCCTTTGCATGGCCGAAATCCACCCCACCTGGTGGACTTGGGGACGTTCCCCACGGGACATCCCTCCCCTGATACCCGTGATACAGTCGGCATAGTAGGAGGTGAACGGTGATACCCGCCTTCAGAAGCGCCCAAACCCAAACCCAGTGGGCCCTGGAGTTCATCCGCCTGGTCATGCTTCTTCTGTGCTTGGTGGGATGGGTGATGTATCCGGTGGAGCTTCTCCTCCTGGACCACTGGACGGAAAGCTGGCAGAGTAGGATTCCCTTCTTTGTGGCCATCCCTGGATTCATTTTCACCCTGTGGGTGCTCTTTGACCGGAAAACCCCCTGGGTGAGGTGGGCCTTCATCCTCACCATGTGGGCTTCGGTGTTCACCGGTCTAATTGGGGCCTACTTTCACTTGCTCTGGAACTTTGAGGGGGAGGTGGCTTGGGAGTTTGAGGCTGCCATGGAGGCCATGGCCGGAAGCCGCCCCGTCCTGGCGGCCCTGGCCTTTACCCACATAGGGGTAACGGGGCTTCTGGCCATCTACCGGGCCAGGTAGGAGGTGAGGTATGATCGAAGCCCTCATCAAAGCCCAAACCGAGGAGGAAAGGCTTTTGGAGTTCTTGCGGTCCACCTTTCTCCTCATCGCCCTGGTGGGCTTTGCCTTCTACAGCATGGAGCACTGGATCTTGGACCACTGGACGGAAAGCTGGCAAAGCCGCATTCCCTTCTTCGTGTCCCTGGTGGGGTTTCCCCTGACCCTTCTCATGTTCTTCCACCGGGGCAAATGGGTTCGCTACCCCTTCCTACTCTGGATGCTGGTAACCGTGGCCACAGGCCTCCTGGGGGCCTACTATCACCTCCTTTGGAATGCCCAGGATGCCGAGGTAAGCCTTTGGAACCTCAAGGGGTTCCTGGAGGCATTTGAAGGAAGCCGCCCTGTGCTGGCAGCCCTGGCGCACACGCATGTGGGGGCGGTGGCCTTTGTGGTGGGCATAACCATAAGGGACTAACGGGAGGTAAGAGGTATGAGAAAGGGCATCGTCTGGCTTCTGGTTCTGGTCCTGAGTGGGGCGCTGGCCCAGGCACCCAAGGTGGATGGGAAGATCGCCAGCGGGGAGTACGCCAAAACCTACAAGCACGAGAAAAGCGGCATCACCCTGCACTGGAGCATCGTGGGGGACACCCTGTATTTGGCCCTCGAGGGCAAGAGCAAGGGCTGGATCGGCATTGGCTTCCTGCCAGAGAAGACCGACAAGAAGAAGGGGGCGGACCAGTACCTCTTCTACATGGAGGGGGGCAAGCTGGTGGCCCTGGACATGTACCAGACCAAGCGCACGGGAGCCCCGGTAACCGATGAGAAGGAGGGGGGTAAAAACTCCATCCTGGCCGCTGCGGCCACCTACGAGAACGATACCTGGGTGGTGGAGTTCAGCCGCAAGCTGAAAACCGGGGAAGCCACCGACGTGGAGATCACCCCGGGGAAAAAGCTCATCGTCCTCCTGGCCCACGCGGAAAAGATGGACCCCAAGGAGGAGCATAAGAAGACCGAGCGCTGGTACCTGGAGGACTTCACCTTCTAGGAGGCAGCTTTCTGGGACCCTGGGTTTGCCCAGGGTCCCTTTTGTTGCACCCCGGCTTATACCCTTGACTTTTATAGGCTCATGGGTACCATAAGGGGCATGGAGCGGACAGCGCGCCCCCAACCCCTGCCCCTCCTCCTCTTCGCCCTCCTGGCCTCGGGGCTTTCCTATGCCGTCCATCTGGCTTCGGGAACCCGGCTCGTTTTGGCCTTCTGGGTGGCGGTCCTCCTGGGCTTAGCCCTCTTCCACGCCAAGTTCGGCTTCGCCTCCGGCTTCCGCCGCTTCCTCCTCACCGGGGAAAGCCGCCTTCTCAGGGCCCACTTCCTCCTCTTTGCCCTCACCGCCCTCCTCTTCTTCCCCTTCCTGGTCCAGGGGGAGGCCTTCGGCCAGGCGGTCCAGGGCTTCGTGGTGCCCCTGGGGGTGGCCCTGGCGGTGGGGGCCTTCCTCTTCGGGGTCGGCATGCAACTGGGGGACGGGTGCGCCTCCGGTACCCTCTACCACACGGGAAGCGGGGACACCCGGGGGATTTTGGTTCTCTTGGGCTTCATGGTGGGCTCTTTGCTGGGGGTCTACCACCTCCCTTACTGGCAAGCCCTTCCCGCCTGGAGCCCAGGTAGTGCCCTCACTTGGTTTCCCTCCCCCTACATGGGCCTTCTCCTCTGGATAGGCCTTTTGGCCTTCCTCTACCTTCTGGTTTCCCGGGTGGAAAAAAGGCGCACGGGCCAGGTGGTACCTCTCTGGCAACGGGAAGCCACCCACCCCCTCTTCGGCCCTTGGAGCCTGGTGGGAGGTGCCGCAGTCCTAGCCCTAGGAAGCCTCCTTATCCTCCTATTATTGGGCCGCCCCTGGGGGGTAACGGCGGCCTTCGCCCTTTGGGGAGGCAAGCTGGCCCAACTTCTGGGGATCCCGGTGATGGATTGGGCCCTCTTCAACAACCCGGCCTTCGCCGAAAAACTAGAGCAGAGCATCCTTAAAGACCCCACCAGCGTGACCAATTTCGGGGTCTTCCTGGGAGCTTTCCTGGGAGCCACCCTGGGTGGGGCCTTTAGGCTTCAGGACCTGCGCCGCATCCCCTGGACCACCCACCTAGGGGTCTTCCTGGGAGGGGTGCTCATGGGCTACGGAGCCCGGCTGGCAGGGGGTTGCAACATCGGGGCCTACCTGGGGGGCACTGCCTCCTTCAGCCTCCACGGTCCCCTCTGGGGGGTCTTCGCCCTCCTGGGCACCGCCCTGGGGGTGCGGCTTAGGCCCGCCTGCCGCCTGGAAAACGAAGGCAAGACGGGAAAGAGCCTGCCTAGCACTTGAGGTAGGTGGGAAGGACCTCCTCCAGGGCCTTGGGCGCCGGGAAGAGGTCCTTTAGGGCTTCGGGAAAGGGAGCGGTGTTCCCCTCCTTCAGCATGAGGTACTGGTCCCGGGTGATGGGGGCGAAGGGAAGACGGGATAGGAGGGGTACGGCCAGGTCCATCAGCCAAAGGGGTATGGGGACAAAGGGTTTCCTCCGGCCCACAACCCTCATGCAAAGCTCTAAAAGCTCCCGGAAGGTGTACTCCTTGGGCCCCACCAGGTCAAAGGTGCCCCGAAGACCCCGCTCCAGGGCGCCGGCAAAGGCCTCGGCCACGTCCCCCACATAGACCGGGCGGAAGGGAAAGCTCCCGTCCCCGATGAGGGGGACAAAGGGCAGGGGGGCGCAGACCAGCCCCTTGAGGACCTGGCCAAAGAACTCATCCCCCGGGCCGAAGATGAGGCTGGGGCGGAAGATGGTCCAGGCCAGGCCGCTTTCCCGCACCAGGGCCTCCCCCTCCGCCTTGGTCTCGTGGTAGCGGCTTCCCGTGCCCTTCCCCACCCCCAGGGCGGACATGTGGAGGAGGCGCTCCACCCCGGCTCGGCGCATGCCCTGGAGGAGGTTTTTCACCCCCTCCACGTGCACCGCCCGGAAGGTCTGGCCCCGTTCGCGGATGATGCCCGCCAGGTAGATGGCGGCCTCCACCCCAGCAAGGTCCGGCACCTCCCGGGTGATGTCCCCCTCCACGAAAACGGCCCCCGCGGGCAGGTCCCGGGGGGTGCGGGCCAGAACCAGGGGGGTGTGCCCCCCCTGGAGGAGGCGGCGCACCAGGGCCTGGCCCACGAAGCCCGTGCCCCCTACCACGAAGACCCGCATCAGGCGGCTTCCAAGACGCCCTGGGCCTCCCGCTCCAGGGCCGAGAGGTCCAGGAGGTAGACCTTGCGGTAGGCGGTGGCGATGAGGCCCTCCTGGCGGAGGTCGGAGAGGATCTTGGAGACCGACTCCCGGGTGGAGGCGGTGGCGTCGGCAATCTCCTCGTGGGAGGCGGTCACGTAGAGGCCCTGGGCGTCCCGGAAGGAGGCGGGGGTATCCGCCAGGAAGAGGAGGTAGCGGGCGATGCGGGCCCGGAGCTCCCCGGTCTGCAGGTGGGTCTCGTAGGCCTGCACCCGGCGCATCTGCCGCGCCAGGTTGCGGGCCACCTGGTGGAGCTCCTCGTGGGACATGGCCTTGGGGTCATACCCCCGCACCACCCCGTCGGTGAGGGCCTCGGCGGCGTAGCGGTAGCGCTTGCCCTCCAGGGCCTCCTCCCCGAAGAAGTCCCCCGGGAGCACGTGGCGCAGGGTGAGGGTGCGCCCGTCGGGCAAAAGCTCCACAATGCGCACCAGGCCCTCCTCGAGGCGGTACAGGGTGTCCGCCCGATCCCCGGCCAGATAGACCACTTCCTTACGTGCAATCCGCTTCATGCTTCCCCCTTTTGCCCCATCTCCAGCAGCCTAGGCAGTTCCTCCAGGCTCTCTGCGTACACCGCTCCTAAGCGCTCCGCCTCCTCCCGGGAGGCCCCCGGTCCCCCCAGGACCACCAGGGGGGCCAGGTCCTTGAAGGCCCCTGTGGGCAGGGCCTGGAGGCACTCGGAAAGGAGGGCGGAGAGCACCACCCCCTTGGCCCCCACCTGGTGGACCATGGTCCGCAGGTCCTGAAGCGGGGTGTCGGGGCCCAGGTACATGGCGGCAAAGCCCCGGCGTCGGAGCACGTAGGCCGCCAGCATGGCCCCAAGTTCGTGCCGCTCCCCTGGGGGCGTGGTGACCAGGACCGCCTGGCTCCTGGGGTAGCCCGCCAGGTCCAGAAGCTCGTGGAGGCGGGCCCTGAGGAACTGGGTGGCCAGGTGCTCCTGGGCCACGCTCACCTCCCCCCGGTGCCAGGCCTCGCCGATCTCCCGCAGGACCCGGGCCACCAGGGTCTGGGTGGTCCCCTCCGGCCCCAAGAGGCGGACCCCCTGGCGGAAAAGGGCCTCCGCCTGGGAGAGGTCAGCCCGCAACAGGGCCTCCTTGAGGGCCTGGGCCAGCCCCTCGGGGCGGGCCTCCTGGGCCAGGTAGCGCCGGATGGCCGCCTGGGGAGTGGCCCCTTCCTCCAGCCAGCGCCGGATGAGCTTAAGGGCCTCCACCTCCTCCTCCCGGTAGAGGCGGTGGCCCCCCGGGGTGCGCTCCGGGCGCGGGAAGCCGTAGCGCCGCTCCCACTGCCGCAGCACCTCGGCGGAAAGGCCGGTCATGGCCTCCACCTCCGCGATGGTGTACACCCCAGGCCGGGTCATGCCTCCAGGGCAGCCGACTGAACAACTATTGTCAAGTTCTTGTACAACCTGGGGAAGTGTAGGCGGGACAAAAGTCCCCAAACCGTGTTAGGATGAACGTAGAAAGTATATGGAACCCGACTGGAAAGCCCTGGCAGGGATCATCCGCCGCTATTCCACCACCTTTTACCTGGGGAGCCTTCTCTTCCCCAAGGAGGAGCGCAAGGGGGCCTGGGCCGTCTACGCCGCCTGCCGCTTGGGGGACGAAGCGGTGGACGGTCCCGCCGGGGGCCCGGAGGCCCTTCGGGCCTGGT
The genomic region above belongs to Thermus antranikianii DSM 12462 and contains:
- a CDS encoding helix-turn-helix domain-containing protein is translated as MKRIARKEVVYLAGDRADTLYRLEEGLVRIVELLPDGRTLTLRHVLPGDFFGEEALEGKRYRYAAEALTDGVVRGYDPKAMSHEELHQVARNLARQMRRVQAYETHLQTGELRARIARYLLFLADTPASFRDAQGLYVTASHEEIADATASTRESVSKILSDLRQEGLIATAYRKVYLLDLSALEREAQGVLEAA
- a CDS encoding complex I NDUFA9 subunit family protein; amino-acid sequence: MRVFVVGGTGFVGQALVRRLLQGGHTPLVLARTPRDLPAGAVFVEGDITREVPDLAGVEAAIYLAGIIRERGQTFRAVHVEGVKNLLQGMRRAGVERLLHMSALGVGKGTGSRYHETKAEGEALVRESGLAWTIFRPSLIFGPGDEFFGQVLKGLVCAPLPFVPLIGDGSFPFRPVYVGDVAEAFAGALERGLRGTFDLVGPKEYTFRELLELCMRVVGRRKPFVPIPLWLMDLAVPLLSRLPFAPITRDQYLMLKEGNTAPFPEALKDLFPAPKALEEVLPTYLKC
- a CDS encoding MerR family transcriptional regulator; translated protein: MTRPGVYTIAEVEAMTGLSAEVLRQWERRYGFPRPERTPGGHRLYREEEVEALKLIRRWLEEGATPQAAIRRYLAQEARPEGLAQALKEALLRADLSQAEALFRQGVRLLGPEGTTQTLVARVLREIGEAWHRGEVSVAQEHLATQFLRARLHELLDLAGYPRSQAVLVTTPPGERHELGAMLAAYVLRRRGFAAMYLGPDTPLQDLRTMVHQVGAKGVVLSALLSECLQALPTGAFKDLAPLVVLGGPGASREEAERLGAVYAESLEELPRLLEMGQKGEA